The Bacteroidota bacterium genome includes a region encoding these proteins:
- the uvrB gene encoding excinuclease ABC subunit UvrB, producing MQFQLTSEYIPTGDQPTAIKQLVEGINRGDRAQTLLGVTGSGKTFTVANVIQQVQKPTLIISHNKTLVAQLYGEFRQFFPENAVEYFVSYYDYYQPEAFIPTTNTYIEKDLNINEEIEKMRIKTTASLLSGRKDVIVVASVSCIYGAGNPYDIMQSVVRVEKGQKISRNTLLYSLVDALYSRTTAEFKRGTFRVKGDNVDIYGAYTDVAFRVSFFGNEVEDISVFDPTTGQTLEKLPNIAIYPANLFVTPKERLNAAMRVIQDDMVAQVEYFKSIGRVLEAKRLEDRVTFDLEMMRELGYCSGIENYSRYMDGRKPGDRPFCLIDYFPDDFLLVIDESHVTMPQVRAMYGGDRSRKVNLVDYGFRLPAALDNRPLKFEEFYTMVPQTVYVSATPADFEIQESEGIVVEQIIRPTGLLDPVIEVRPCGNQVDDLLDEVNERIKMGDRILVTTLTKRMAEELTKYMTRLGIKCRYIHSEVKTLDRVEILRGLRLGEFDVLVGVNLLREGLDLPEVSLVAILDADKEGFLRSQRSLTQTIGRAARNERGKVIMYADVMTDSLTRTIEETDRRREKQIAYNQEHGIVPKTVRKSREEIFKQTSVADAKTGTMQKAYVEEEEVNIAADPVVQYMTKPQLEKAIKETEGAMHKAAKELDFMEAARLRDEMMGLKKLMEERYGKD from the coding sequence GTGCAATTCCAACTTACTTCAGAATATATACCTACGGGCGACCAACCCACGGCCATAAAACAATTAGTAGAAGGCATTAATCGCGGCGACCGCGCCCAAACTCTTTTGGGGGTTACAGGCAGCGGTAAAACCTTTACCGTGGCCAATGTAATACAGCAAGTACAAAAGCCCACGCTTATCATCAGTCACAACAAAACACTGGTAGCACAGTTATATGGTGAATTCAGACAGTTTTTCCCTGAAAACGCCGTTGAGTACTTTGTTTCGTACTACGATTACTATCAGCCAGAAGCATTTATCCCCACCACCAATACCTACATTGAAAAAGACCTTAACATTAACGAAGAGATAGAAAAAATGCGGATAAAAACCACCGCCTCTCTTCTTTCAGGTCGTAAAGATGTGATAGTGGTTGCATCAGTATCATGCATCTACGGTGCCGGTAATCCCTACGATATTATGCAAAGTGTGGTGCGGGTTGAAAAAGGCCAGAAAATATCGCGCAACACACTATTATACTCATTGGTAGACGCACTTTACTCACGCACCACGGCTGAGTTTAAGCGCGGAACTTTTCGCGTTAAAGGCGATAACGTTGATATTTATGGTGCCTATACCGATGTGGCCTTTAGGGTAAGTTTCTTTGGCAACGAGGTGGAAGATATTTCGGTTTTTGACCCCACTACCGGGCAAACGCTTGAAAAACTGCCCAATATTGCCATTTATCCCGCCAACCTGTTTGTTACTCCAAAAGAGCGTCTGAATGCAGCCATGCGCGTAATTCAAGACGATATGGTAGCACAAGTAGAGTATTTTAAAAGCATTGGCCGTGTATTGGAAGCTAAACGCTTGGAGGACAGGGTTACTTTTGACCTTGAAATGATGCGTGAACTGGGCTATTGCAGCGGTATTGAGAACTACAGCCGCTATATGGACGGCCGTAAACCCGGCGACCGCCCGTTTTGTTTGATTGATTACTTTCCCGATGATTTTTTATTGGTGATAGACGAAAGCCACGTAACCATGCCACAAGTTCGTGCAATGTACGGCGGCGACCGTTCGCGTAAAGTAAACTTGGTGGATTATGGTTTCCGTTTGCCTGCGGCATTGGATAACCGCCCGCTAAAGTTTGAAGAGTTTTATACAATGGTGCCCCAAACGGTGTATGTGAGCGCAACACCGGCTGATTTTGAGATACAGGAAAGCGAAGGGATTGTAGTAGAGCAAATTATACGCCCTACAGGCTTGCTTGACCCTGTGATTGAAGTACGCCCATGTGGCAACCAAGTGGACGATTTGCTTGACGAGGTGAATGAGCGTATTAAAATGGGCGACCGTATTTTGGTTACTACCCTTACCAAACGGATGGCGGAGGAGCTTACCAAATACATGACCCGATTGGGCATTAAATGCCGTTATATACACAGCGAGGTGAAAACCCTTGACCGAGTGGAGATATTGCGCGGCTTGCGTTTGGGTGAGTTTGACGTGTTGGTGGGTGTGAACTTGCTGCGCGAAGGACTGGACTTGCCCGAAGTTTCTTTAGTGGCAATTTTGGATGCGGATAAAGAAGGATTTTTGCGCAGTCAGCGCAGCTTAACGCAAACTATTGGGCGTGCTGCCCGTAACGAGCGCGGTAAGGTAATTATGTACGCCGATGTGATGACAGACAGTCTTACCAGAACTATTGAAGAAACCGACCGCAGGCGCGAGAAGCAGATTGCGTATAACCAAGAACACGGTATTGTACCCAAAACGGTGCGCAAAAGCCGCGAGGAGATATTTAAACAAACCAGCGTGGCCGATGCCAAAACGGGTACTATGCAAAAGGCTTATGTAGAGGAGGAAGAAGTGAACATAGCCGCCGACCCTGTAGTACAATACATGACCAAGCCGCAGCTTGAGAAAGCCATTAAAGAAACCGAAGGAGCCATGCATAAAGCCGCCAAAGAGCTTGACTTTATGGAAGCGGCTCGCCTACGCGATGAGATGATGGGTTTGAAAAAACTAATGGAAGAACGCTACGGCAAGGATTAA
- a CDS encoding DUF4291 domain-containing protein → MNLITENYPAYQNNIPQNGQHILAQQTNNMVVVYQAFNPLIANYAIQNQQFGGGAYSFNRMSWIKPNFLWMMYRCGWAQKEHQQYVLAIWIKQTDFDYILSKAAYSSYKQGIYTSHEEWKQHLATTEVRLQWDPDHDPYGNSLERRAIQLGMKGAILKAFCTEMVEKIEDITPFVKEQYGFVANSDTEKLTVAYERVYVPNDEKLTSFLGLDR, encoded by the coding sequence ATGAATTTAATTACAGAAAACTATCCTGCCTATCAAAACAACATTCCGCAAAACGGGCAGCACATCTTGGCCCAACAAACCAACAACATGGTGGTGGTTTATCAGGCATTTAATCCTCTTATTGCAAACTATGCTATACAAAATCAACAGTTTGGCGGAGGGGCTTATAGCTTTAACCGTATGAGCTGGATTAAACCCAATTTTTTATGGATGATGTATCGTTGCGGCTGGGCTCAAAAAGAACACCAGCAATACGTACTGGCTATTTGGATTAAGCAAACCGACTTTGACTACATTCTGTCAAAGGCAGCATATTCCTCATACAAACAAGGGATATATACGAGTCATGAAGAATGGAAACAGCACCTTGCTACAACTGAAGTGCGCTTGCAATGGGATCCGGACCATGACCCTTACGGAAATTCGCTGGAACGCCGAGCGATACAGTTGGGCATGAAGGGAGCAATATTAAAGGCTTTTTGTACCGAGATGGTTGAGAAGATTGAAGACATTACTCCTTTTGTGAAAGAACAATACGGGTTTGTTGCTAACAGCGATACGGAAAAATTAACCGTGGCTTACGAAAGAGTGTACGTGCCCAATGATGAAAAGCTGACAAGTTTTTTAGGGTTGGACAGATAG
- a CDS encoding alpha/beta hydrolase: protein MEKVFSTRRGSGQPLVLVHGFCEDTRIWETIAPQLASFCEVVCVDLPGFGQTPLAENANPETIEDMADRLAHTLRAEGLEKSIVIGHSLGGYVTLAMAERHPELLSGFGLFHSTAYADTDEKKQNRLKQADFVTNNGVVPFVEVLIPGLFAKSQPHDELLVQSLAIAKECSPQGIINALLAMRLRRERLDVLQNAKIPVLVIAGAEDALIPAEVSSYQASLVERCQFTLFEKSGHMGQLEEPLKSIATIKQFVEFCAIAK from the coding sequence ATGGAAAAAGTTTTCAGTACCCGCAGGGGGAGCGGACAACCGTTGGTATTGGTTCACGGTTTTTGTGAAGATACCCGTATTTGGGAAACCATTGCCCCGCAATTAGCCAGTTTTTGCGAAGTGGTTTGTGTGGATTTACCGGGCTTTGGACAAACACCCTTGGCAGAAAACGCAAACCCTGAAACCATTGAGGACATGGCTGACCGCCTTGCCCATACATTACGTGCTGAAGGGCTTGAAAAAAGCATTGTTATCGGCCACTCATTGGGTGGTTATGTAACACTTGCAATGGCCGAACGTCATCCTGAGTTATTAAGCGGATTTGGTTTATTTCACTCAACGGCATACGCCGATACCGACGAGAAGAAACAAAACCGTCTGAAACAAGCCGATTTTGTAACAAACAACGGAGTAGTACCTTTTGTAGAGGTATTAATTCCGGGGTTGTTTGCTAAAAGCCAACCACACGATGAGTTGCTGGTGCAAAGCCTTGCCATTGCTAAAGAGTGTAGCCCGCAAGGAATAATAAACGCTTTATTAGCTATGCGTCTGCGCCGCGAACGGCTGGATGTGCTGCAAAATGCCAAAATCCCCGTGTTGGTGATTGCCGGTGCAGAAGATGCTTTAATTCCTGCCGAGGTATCCAGCTACCAAGCCTCTTTGGTTGAGCGTTGCCAATTTACCTTGTTTGAAAAAAGCGGACACATGGGTCAACTGGAAGAACCTTTGAAAAGTATAGCAACCATTAAACAGTTTGTTGAGTTTTGCGCAATAGCAAAATAG
- a CDS encoding class I SAM-dependent methyltransferase codes for MSNKLSKRLVEIVDALPLKEGIRVLEIGCGPGAMARELSKRIKNGYVLAIDRSSKAIEQAVSSSTEEIKTGKLLFKQVAIESFELDSSEPPFDIAVAIRVGALDGRHPEIEKQSLQKIAKALSPQGRLFIDGGSPLKEVLLDEHRSL; via the coding sequence ATGAGTAACAAACTATCTAAACGGCTTGTTGAAATTGTGGATGCGTTGCCTTTGAAAGAGGGGATTAGAGTACTGGAAATTGGTTGCGGCCCCGGAGCAATGGCCCGTGAATTATCCAAACGAATAAAAAACGGTTATGTGCTTGCCATCGACCGCTCATCAAAGGCGATTGAACAGGCCGTTTCAAGCTCAACTGAAGAAATAAAAACAGGAAAGCTGCTTTTCAAACAAGTGGCCATCGAGTCGTTTGAACTTGACAGCAGTGAACCGCCGTTTGATATTGCTGTAGCTATAAGAGTGGGCGCACTGGATGGCAGACACCCCGAAATTGAAAAACAGTCCTTGCAAAAAATCGCTAAAGCCCTTTCTCCCCAAGGACGCTTGTTTATTGACGGTGGAAGTCCGCTAAAAGAGGTTTTGTTGGATGAGCATCGATCGTTATAA